One window of the Primulina eburnea isolate SZY01 unplaced genomic scaffold, ASM2296580v1 ctg1404_ERROPOS370979, whole genome shotgun sequence genome contains the following:
- the LOC140820709 gene encoding uncharacterized protein, protein MNFLIWNIRGLRGSESQQRLHAFVKEKQIKVLTVLELMIDLDQRFMTRRLGFSRVISNLSGHIWVFFAADVQAECDYIERRDLWSSLLHVKPVLGPWLDSGLIDAGFEGSSFTWTNKTIWKRLDRVLVSVDWGDHFSSIRVEHLPRTVSDHCPLLVTAPVFARGPSSFRFQRMWLRHHGFLQTVRLNWNLPCSLIGMSRLFVKLKRLKNHLKWWNRDVFGNIFDKITEAESAVRSAELVCEADPSDANWTVLSDRNADLARVTAMEADFWKQKAACNWLEDGERNTKLFHNMVKKKRVANKIFRIWEDGVCLSSPELIQQSGASFFQHLLTGDPFVLDCPDFSGFPSVISDEDNYGITATPSLEEVRATVFSISPDSVAGPDGFSSAFFQHCWEIVHQDVLDAVLDFFRGSPLPQSFTATTITLIPKVEGPRAWSDFRPISLCNVTNKIISKLLYSRLRAVAERLISLNQSGFVPGRMISDNILLAQELTHSLTLPTRGGNVILKLDMAKAYDRVQWPFLFAVLRHFGFSEQVVALVSACISHCHFSVNINGSLSGFFGSTRGLRQGDPLSPLLFILGAEYLSRGLDRLYLRHPDMRYRSSCDLLISHLAYADDIIIFANGGSRGMQRLLDFLHHYENCSGQLVNAVKSSLILPPRCSERLRSRLLRITGFAEGHLPITYLGVPLFRGNRTCSHFEPLLQSVRRRLEGWEIRTLSPGSRMTLIRSVLLSMPIYLFQVVQPPLAVMEKLERAFNAFLWGSRPLEKKWHWARWSRACLPVEEGGLGFRRLKDLVDSFSLKLWFRFRQGSSLWAKFLMRKYCLLAHPACVSSSGFISPTWRRLLQIRPRAESGIRWRVGHGEISFWDDCLFRDVPLSSQTEVCGDRGARVSHFLSEGAWDFDLLCSVVAPSIAEQIVLVPILSGELDSPRWIHSSDGVFSVKSAWELIRFRAPISDINRPCWGRWLRPTMSFFLWRFLHHWLPVDEVLQRRGFALASRCQCCDMSETFTHVFIRSPVARPVWHFFGAIFGVRIPDTEDFRLFLSAWKRDLTARNDAKHRQLSISGETVKFQILSYLRLAHSARTVKPKHWVGFFQVARSLGISVFLFRYHRTAIVRWLRPPSGCFKLNVDGSSRGNPGDSSAGGVVRDHSGRVLLSFSEFIGAGSTIRAELWAVWRGLILCSDLSLFPLWIEVDSQISIQILRSRQCRWGLDHIVSRILVLLRGRMVHISHIYREGNSVADALAARAHELRQFTVELGCLFLVVVSYLSFELCKLAQTLALSSFCSFGLGWFQALPPSVFFCGPFLLSGRRSLQASPCPPLSYFYALLPIVMVALDISFR, encoded by the exons ATGAATTTCCTAATCTGGAATATCCGGGGACTCCGAGGTTCGGAGTCCCAACAGAGGCTTCATGCTTTTGTTAAGGAGAAACAGATTAAGGTTTTGACTGTTTTGGAGCTGATGATCGATTTAGATCAGAGATTCATGACTCGTCGTCTTGGTTTTTCTCGAGTCATCTCGAATCTTTCTGGTCATATTTGGGTGTTTTTTGCTGCTGATGTGCAGGCTGA ATGTGATTATATTGAGCGTCGTGATCTCTGGTCTTCCCTGCTTCACGTCAAGCCTGTTCTGGGTCCTTGGCTG gaTTCTGGTTTGATTGATGCTGGTTTTGAGGGGTCTTCGTTCACTTGGACGAATAAGACCATTTGGAAGCGGTTGGACAGGGTTCTGGTTTCCGTTGATTGGGGTGATCATTTCAGCTCCATTCGAGTTGAACATCTTCCCCGTACTGTTTCTGACCACTGTCCGCTTTTGGTTACCGCTCCGGTTTTTGCCCGTGGGCCGAGCTCGTTTCGCTTCCAGCGTATGTGGCTTCGGCATCATGGTTTTTTGCAGACTGTTAGGCTCAATTGGAATTTGCCTTGCAGTCTGATTGGTATGTCGCGTCTTTTTGTCAAGTTGAAACGTCTCAAGAATCACCTCAAGTGGTGGAATCGGGATGTTTTTGGTaacatctttgataaaatcaccGAGGCTGAGAGTGCAGTTCGTTCTGCTGAGCTTGTCTGTGAGGCCGATCCTTCTGATGCGAATTGGACTGTCCTGTCTGATCGTAATGCAGATCTGGCTCGTGTCACCGccatggaggcggatttttggAAACAGAAAGCTGCATGCAACTGGCTAGAGGATGGTGAGCGGAACACCAAACTCTTTCATAACATGGTTAAGAAGAAGCGTGTGGCTAATAAGATATTCCGCATATGGGAGGATGGGGTTTGCCTGTCGTCTCCTGAGTTGATTCAGCAGTCGGGTGCCTCGTTTTTTCAGCACTTACTCACTGGAGATCCCTTTGTGCTTGATTGTCCTGATTTTTCTGGGTTTCCTTCGGTGATCTCTGATGAAGATAATTATGGGATTACTGCTACCCCCTCCCTTGAGGAGGTGCGTGCGACAGTTTTCTCCATTTCCCCTGACAGTGTGGCAGGCCCTGATGGCTTCTCTTCGGCGTTTTTCCAGCATTGCTGGGAGATCGTTCATCAGGATGTGTTGGATGCAGTTTTGGATTTTTTCCGAGGCTCTCCCCTGCCTCAGAGCTTTACTGCTACCACGATTACTTTGATCCCAAAAGTCGAGGGTCCTCGGGCTTGGTCGGATTTCCGTCCGATCAGCCTGTGTAATGTCACGAACAAAATCATTTCTAAGTTGTTGTACTCTCGTTTGCGGGCTGTGGCGGAGAGACTTATTTCTTTGAATCAGAGTGGTTTTGTTCCAGGACGGATGATTTCTGATAATATCCTCCTTGCCCAGGAGCTCACTCATAGTCTCACTCTTCCCACTCGTGGTGGTAATGTTATTTTGAAGTTGGATATGGCCAAGGCCTATGATCGGGTCCAATGGCCTTTCCTTTTTGCTGTTTTGCGCCATTTTGGTTTCTCTGAGCAGGTTGTGGCGTTGGTCTCGGCCTGTATTTCTCATTGTCATTTCTCCGTTAATATCAATGGCTCTCTTTCGGGGTTCTTCGGCTCTACCAGGGGCCTCAGGCAGGGAGATCCATTGTCCCCCCTTCTCTTCATCTTAGGGGCGGAGTATCTTTCGCGTGGCCTTGACAGACTCTACTTGCGTCATCCTGATATGAGGTACCGTTCTAGTTGTGATCTTTTGATTTCCCACCTGGCTTATgctgatgatattattatttttgccaATGGTGGGTCTCGTGGGATGCAGCGTCTTTTAGACTTTCTGCATCACTATGAGAATTGTTCGGGACAGCTGGTGAATGCTGTCAAGAGTTCCCTGATTTTACCTCCGCGATGCTCTGAGCGCCTTCGCTCTAGACTTTTGCGTATCACTGGCTTTGCGGAGGGTCATCTGCCGATCACGTACCTCGGAGTTCCTTTATTTCGGGGCAATAGGACGTGTTCTCATTTTGAGCCCCTCTTACAGTCTGTTAGGAGGCGGCTGGAGGGTTGGGAGATTCGTACTCTTTCTCCGGGGAGCCGCATGACCCTCATACGTAGCGTGCTCCTCTCGATGCCCATATATTTGTTTCAGGTTGTTCAGCCTCCTTTGGCTGTGATGGAGAAACTTGAGAGAGCCTTTAATGCCTTTCTTTGGGGGTCTAGGCCCTTGGAGAAGAAATGGCATTGGGCTCGCTGGTCTCGGGCTTGCCTCCCTGTGGAAGAGGGGGGTCTTGGCTTCCGCAGATTGAAAGATCTCGTGGATAGCTTCTCTTTAAAACTGTGGTTTCGGTTCAGGCAGGGATCTTCCCTCTGGGCCAAATTCTTGATGAGGAAATATTGTCTCTTGGCACACCCAGCTTGTGTTTCTTCTAGTGGTTTTATATCTCCCACTTGGCGGCGTTTGCTTCAGATCCGGCCTCGTGCGGAGAGTGGTATTCGCTGGCGTGTTGGCCATGGAGAGATTTCATTTTGGGACGATTGTCTGTTCAGGGATGTTCCCCTGTCCAGTCAGACTGAGGTCTGTGGGGATCGTGGAGCCCGGGTTTCCCATTTTCTTTCTGAGGGTGCCTGGGATTTTGATCTCCTATGTTCAGTAGTTGCTCCTTCTATTGCGGAGCAGATTGTGTTGGTCCCGATTCTTTCGGGAGAGTTGGATTCGCCTCGTTGGATCCATAGCTCCGATGGAGTTTTTTCTGTCAAGTCCGCTTGGGAGTTGATTCGCTTTCGCGCCCCGATCTCTGATATTAATCGCCCCTGTTGGGGTCGTTGGTTGAGGCCTACGATGTCATTCTTTCTTTGGAGATTTCTGCATCACTGGCTCCCAGTTGATGAGGTGCTTCAGCGCCGTGGCTTTGCGTTAGCTTCTCGTTGTCAGTGTTGTGACATGTCTGAGACTTTCACGCATGTGTTTATTCGCAGCCCGGTGGCTCGCCCTGTTTGGCATTTTTTTGGTGCGATCTTTGGGGTTCGTATCCCTGACACTGAGGATTTCAGGTTATTCCTTAGTGCGTGGAAGAGGGATCTG ACTGCTCGGAATGATGCGAAGCACCGCCAGCTCTCCATTTCTGGAGAGACGGTGAAGTTCCAGATCTTGTCTTACCTGCGCCTTGCCCACTCTGCGCGTACTGTCAAACCCAAGCATTGGGTGGGTTTTTTCCAGGTGGCGCGATCTCTGGGGATTTCGGTTTTCTTATTCAGATATCATCGGACGGCGATTGTTCGTTGGCTTCGGCCGCCGTCTGGTTGTTTTAAGCTTAATGTGGATGGGAGTTCGAGAGGGAATCCAGGGGATTCTTCGGCTGGTGGCGTCGTTCGTGATCATTCTGGGCGGGTCTTGCTATCGTTCAGTGAGTTCATTGGAGCTGGGTCTACTATACGGGCGGAACTTTGGGCGGTCTGGAGGGGTCTTATTCTTTGTTCTGATCTTTCTCTATTCCCTCTTTGGATCGAGGTTGATTCTCAGATTTCTATTCAGATCCTCCGTTCTCGTCAGTGTCGTTGGGGGTTGGATCACATTGTGTCTAGAATTTTGGTTCTCTTGAGGGGGCGTATGGTTCATATCTCGCATATATACCGGGAGGGTAATTCGGTGGCGGATGCTTTGGCGGCTAGGGCTCATGAACTTCGGCAGTTTACCGTAGAGTTAG GTTGTTTGTTCTTGGTGGTTGTTTCTTATCTCTCTTTTGAGCTGTGCAAGTTGGCCCAGACACTTGCACTCTCTTCATTTTGTTCCTTTGGATTAGGGTGGTTCCAAGCACTTCCTCCGTCGGTGTTTTTCTGTGGACCATTCTTGTTATCCGGCAGGCGATCACTGCAGGCTTCTCCTTGCCCGCCGCTTTCTTACTTTTATGCTCTCTTGCCGATTGTTATGGTGGCTCTGGATATTTCATTTCGGTGA